The Gemmatimonadota bacterium nucleotide sequence GCGCAGGTCGTAGCTCCACCGGATCTCGTTGCTCTTGTTGGGCAGCGACGAGTGGCAGGTGTGCTTGTGCAGGAACAGGACGTCGCCGGGCTTTGTCGGCTGGGGAACGGCCGTGGACCGGTCCTTTACCTTCTCGGGGATTTCGAGGCCCCAGATATCGGGACAGTGGTGAAGCAGCCCGTCGCGGTGGCTTTCGGGGATGACGGCCAGGCATCCCTGGTCGACGGTCGCCTCCTTCAGCGAAAACCAGACCGTCAGCATGTCAGTGTCGTCGGCCTCTTTCGTGACGACGCCGTTGTCCTGGTGCCACGGGGATATTCCGAGTTGAATGCGACCCGTGTTGGGGTTGATCGGCGTCAGGTGCTCGGGCAGCTTGATGCGCACGTGCTGGACCGGGTTGGAGTAGATCTCCGGACCGATGAAGCACTCCACGGCGTCAAGCAGCCGGGGGTTGGTCAGGACGTTGAACACCGCGGGACCGCACCAGAACGGTGTGTCTTCCTTGATATTACCCTGGGGCAGGGTGAAATCGAAATACTGCTGGTGTACCATGCCGCTCTCACCCCAGACTTTCGTGATGCGTTCGCCGAACGGCAGGTCTTCGTACCTGGATTCGATTCTACCAGCCAGGAAGAGCTCTTCCGCCAGTTGATCGAGCACGGTTCCGTACTCCTCGATCACGGGGTCGAGTACAGATTCCTGGTCCAGCAGGCCCCGCACCATCAGGTATCCCTGGTCTTCGAAGAAGGCCATCTGTTCGTCGGAAATGGGTGACATTACAACCTCCCTATCGCCTTTCGCCGGGGTCTGGCGG carries:
- a CDS encoding phytanoyl-CoA dioxygenase family protein; this translates as MSPISDEQMAFFEDQGYLMVRGLLDQESVLDPVIEEYGTVLDQLAEELFLAGRIESRYEDLPFGERITKVWGESGMVHQQYFDFTLPQGNIKEDTPFWCGPAVFNVLTNPRLLDAVECFIGPEIYSNPVQHVRIKLPEHLTPINPNTGRIQLGISPWHQDNGVVTKEADDTDMLTVWFSLKEATVDQGCLAVIPESHRDGLLHHCPDIWGLEIPEKVKDRSTAVPQPTKPGDVLFLHKHTCHSSLPNKSNEIRWSYDLRYNPIGQASGRGAFPGFVARSSANPERILTDPVAWNQMWLDARDALAGLPNPSFNRWSKDHELCA